The Microcaecilia unicolor chromosome 3, aMicUni1.1, whole genome shotgun sequence nucleotide sequence ttacaggaggaccttgcgagactgggagaatgggcgtgcaagtggcagatgaagttcaatgttgacaagtgcaaagtgatgcatgtgggtaagaggaacccgaattatagctacgtcttgcaaggttccgcgttaggagttacggatcaagaaagggatctgggtgtcgtcgtcgatgatacgctgaaaccttctgctcagtgtgctgctgcggctaggaaagcgaatagaatgttgggtgttattaagaagggtatggagtccaggtgtgcggatgttataatgccgttgtatcgctccatggtgcgaccgcacctggagtattgtgttcagtactggtctccgtatctcaaaaaagatatagtagaattggaaaaggtacagcgaagggcgacgaaaatgatagtggggatgggacgactttcctatgaagagaggctgagaaggctagggcttttcagcttggagaagagacggctgaggggagatatgatagaagtgtataaaataatgagtggaatggatcgggtggatgtgaagcgactgttcacgctatccaaaaatactaggactagagggcatgagttgaagctacagtgtggtaaatttaaaacgaatcggagaaaatttttcttcacccaacgtgtaattagactctggaattcatttccggagaacgtggtacgggcggttagcttgacggagtttaaaaaggggttagatagattcctaaaggacaagtccatagaccgctattaaatggactggaaaaattcctcatttttaggtataacttgtctggaatgtttttacgtttggggagcgtgccaggtgcccttgacctggattggccactgtcggtgacaggatgctgggctagatggacctttggtctttcccagtatggcactacttatgtacttatgtacttatgtactttctttCAGAGGGTCAagacgtgctagtgtttttagtgtgtgctaagttttagtgtgcactaaacgctagtgACACCCAtatcctgtgggtgtctctagcgtttagcgtgctcaaaaaatgctagcatgccttagtaaaaggacccctcagcgaTTTGTGCTGGATTGCTGCACCTTCATCTATATCTATATAATTACATATACACGCTGCTGCTCAAATTCCTTTATATCCACACTGATGCTTgagttattttatatttatatacataCTTCTGCTAAAGtcttcattgaggggtccttttaccaagctgtggggaaaagggccctgcgtgagcagcgggggccatttttcctgcgtgcCAGGGACATTTTTAGCACAATGGGTAAAagagcccccagacacacatggccatgtggtaagaaagctcttaccacatggccatgcggaagggagcccttactaccactcactgaggtggagataagggctcccacgctaaccgcGCAGCGTGTGGCGATGCCTGGTTACTGCTTTGTTATCgtcacacaagccatttctgagggttttctttttctcctggaaatggcgcgtgctcggggtgggactaccgctggtggccatgttgggccggcggtagtcctggaagagcaaccgccactctgtaaaagggctcctgacaGACATGTTTTCAGTTTCGCTTAGTTTTCCTCTAAAGAAAATTGCCTTGGCATATTTCTTCAGGCCAAATGTCTTCCCAATGTCATCTGAAAAGCTCTTCACTATTTGAATTGATCTTTTTTCATATTCAGGACATTGAACTTACTTTTCTCATGTTTAGCAAAGCATTTTTCACACTGATATTTTAGAGATTTCTATTTTGGGTAATGTCTCCAAATAGCTAAATCTTATCCATGGCGTGACAGCAACAAACCTCAGTTGTAAGCCAGAGTATTTTGGATATGATCTCACTCTCTCAAAGTTATTTGCTAGTGCTTATCTTAATATTTGATTTCTGTGTAAAGTTTTCTTGTTGttgtttatgtttgttttagcatttgatgtaccacctttatatcaaagcaaaaaaaaatggtTACCTCAGATCATCCGTTGCTCAGTCAATTATATTGAAATGATTTCTCTCCATTGTGATATATTTGATGAATCTTAAGTTGTGACCTGTATCTAAAGCACTTTTCACATTCTGTACATTTAAAAGGCTCAATTCCACTATGAATCTTTTTGTGTGCTGTTAGGTTTGATTTCAGAGTAAACCTTTTCCCACATTCAGCACACTGAAATGGTCTTTCTCCCGTATGAATTCTTATATGCCTTTCAAGCTCAGCTCTACATGTAACTTGTTGTTCACATTGAGAGCACTGTAGAAATTTCTCTTTCGGGAGCAATTTCTTTCCTGTTTGAAGCCTTTTATGTGTCCTAAGATTTGAGTTCAGACCAACATTTTTCTCACAATCAGAATACTGAAATAATTTCTCTCCTGTGTGATATATTTGATGAATCTTAAGCTGTGACCTGTATCtaaaacatttttcacattcacTACATTTAAAAGGCTCGGTTCCACTGTGAAGCTTTTTATGTGCTGTTAGGTTTGATTTCAGAGTAAACTTTTTATCACAGTCACTACATTGAAAGGGTCtctctcctgtgtgaattctTACATGCCTTTCAAGCTCAGCTTTGCAAGCAACACTTTTTTCACACTGGGAACATTGTAATAAGCTCTTCTGCTTGCCAAATTTACTATGCAATATAAGGTTTGTTTCCTTGtggttttttccctctttttcagtACAAGTAAATTGCTTCTCCTTTTTATCGTACTGTTGGATCAATCTGCGACTTGGCATTTTAATGAATTTATTCCCCCACTCAATCATTTCTAGTTGCTCAATAAACTGTGAATGGGTGGTGTAGCTTTCCACAGTATCAGTGCTTTGAAAcaatctctctccttctttgggTCTCTGAGTTTGTACCAGATTTGAGCAGTGCTGGGAATTTCTGTCTTGTTCAGGCCATGTGCTTGTTCTCTCTCCTTCTTGAGTTCTGTCTTCTACGTTGGGTGGTGTTGCTCTTCTAACATCTCTCTCACAAGAATCTGGGCTCTTTTTGTCCCAGTTTCTGTACTCCCATTCTCCACTTTGCTGCCTGTCTCCCATTTTCTCCATTTCTCCTTTGTTCCTGAACACGCCATctactggaaaaaaaatgagagCAAACTCATTAATTTTATAGCTTTGGAGAGAGACAAATATCAGGACATTGACCCCATATGATTCTTTAAAGGTTTTGCTTGGCTAATATTCCACATGACATAAAACagtaagggggtaattctcaaaaagaCACTCTCTTGGCACCTAACTTCAAGACACTTAAACTTAGATGCCgagagaggggtccttttactaaagtgcgctgaaaaatgggctgtgctagtgtaggcgcgttttgggcacgcgcagatccatttcagcgtgcctgtaaaaaagactttttaaaacatttttgccgaaaatggacgtgcattaaaataaaaattgccatacgtccattttgggactgagaccttacagccagccattgacttagcagtaaggtgtcccgcgttaaccatgcggtaatcacctacatgcgtcaagtcagagttaccgcctgatttttgccgcacgccacaaaataaaatatattttctagcacGCGTAGCagatgtgcgtcaaaaatgaaatgaccacacgtgccacaaagtagatggacggtaactccaaactgatgcatgttgggtgcgtgtaggcacctacgtggcttagtgaaaAGGCCTCAAAGTGTGTTAAGAGCTAGATTATgcatatggtgctgaaaaaaatgaatgctaagcgctattctttaaacagcgctgtttacagaatagtatTTGGCGTTGGAATCCGTGCCCAATTTTAGGCGCAAGGATTTTTTAAAagttcaaataatttttattgtttttagaaatataaaaagaaatgaaCAGTATGGCAGAATATTGATACAGGAATCAAACAGCCTTGTATATCACACACACAAGTCTAGCAATAAGGCTGCAATATAAAAGCAAACAATATTTAAAGGAACCAAGAATGAGAGTATCAAGAAAAGATGAACCAATGAAAAAAAGATACAAATCTCAGAGAGAGTTCTTGGTAGTATTGCTGTAAAAATGAACTCCTGCAGTCAGGTGACCTAGTTTCCCATAATACCATGACCATAAAAACTGCTGTAAAATATGCCCTTTAGTGTGGAATCATCATCTTCACTACTGCTGAGGATTTCAGgtgtgtgtggcgggggggggggggggggggggggagaggatagtttgttgcatttgtaccccacattttcccatctattacATTGTGCATCCCTGCTTCTGCTGTGAGGGATCACCTTGTTATCTTCCCTAAGTCCCCCTGCCTCTCTCTTAAAGCAAGCAGTGAAGGTAATCTTGCTTctggtggaagggggaggggggggaataggCATTCTGCCTCTCTCTTGCTGCCAAGGCATCATGGCGCACAGACTAAAGGCTAAAGCAGCACTGAAGCAGATGAAGTGAGAAAGATGAAAAAAGGATTAAGAAATTAGATGTTGAGAAGGGAAGAATGAGAGAAACACACAAAGTGATAAAGGAAAACTAAGGGAACGAGGCAAGGAAAAATTGAAAAGCAGGAGCAAAGAGgataaaaaaaggacaaaaagagGAAAATATATTACAGAAGGGAGGAATTTAAAAATTGGAGAAGGGAGACAAGGAGGTGCTTttaggaagaggaagagagagagagtaatgctATAGAGAAtaagggaaaaagagagaggggaaatgagaggaaaaaaattaaaagtagaAACAAAATGAGGCCTGAAGCTaaatgaaaaaaagagaaataatgGAACCAAAATAAGTTGGGGGCCCGGACAGTAGTTGGCATCTTTCTTATAAGAAACATCTGGATCATCTAATTGCTAATCGATACTACATCACCTGCTTCACGTAATGCCTCACATGTGCCTGTGATGGGCATGTTTCCTCTTTCCTCAGATGCTTGGGGCTCAGTCCTGAATTCTTCTTGCCTAAATCGGATTAAAATGTCAGGCTTGACATCGGGGAAGCCTgccagatgaaaaaaaaatggatataatAGAATACagaaatgtagaaaatgatgatagataaagaccatacaacTGATTCAGATTGCCTATCCATATCAACTCCAACGGCTCTACAatcctttcccctccctcagagatcctctgtgctacttctatgctttcttgaatctagatgcagtcctcgtctccaccacttccacatgGAGGCTATTCCACATATCCATCATCCTTTCTGTatataaatatttccttagattactcccaagtctatttctttcctcttcatactacaacccctcattccagagcttcctttcaagtgaaagagacttgcctcctgtgtattTTTACCATGGAGATACCATATCTCCTTTCTTGCCTTTCTTCAAAAGTATGCATATTGATTTATTTAAGCCTGTCCAatatgaccattttagtagccccactctggactgactccatccttttGAAGGCGTGATCTCCAGAATATAtaatctctggtgagacctcagaAGTATTATCAGTAGGCATGGGCTACTGTTTGCAatgatgtgaccatctctgggaaagtcaccagaaacaaaatgaattctgttggagcaaacaatttgtccaaaccccatccccccgcccccccccccgaaaaagttacagaaggtcaaacatgtaactttttcagactgcttatgggcTCATCGGCCATAtgtaacattttggatctgctactttagtcaccatttcccagagatggtcacacatCAACAACATATCCCATGTCGCTGTATGCCATTAAATGAAAACAAgcatgaaaaacaaaacattttccacagattctatatatggtgcctaagttTGAGTGCGCAAATTAATTAAGTAATGAACCCTTACCcttcaataattgggtgttaacaatcaattaccaAATTTAAAAGGCACTCGTTAAAATCTGCCCGCACATCCGGCTGTGTACtcttctataaggcatggtgcctaactttactaggggtccttttactaagccgctataaaaagtggcctgcggtactgtcgGCATGTATTtttggtgtgcgctgggccattttgtaccgcggctggggaaaaaaaggctttttctaATGGGggaagtaaatggccatgcactagaaTTAATAGTAGTGCGCGGCtacttactgcctgagcccttaacgccacccagtGACCTAGCGGTAGGTGCAgcgtatagaatacgcttagtcgatacCGTAGAACCTAGATCTACGCGCGCCCATTTACGCCAAataaaaacctagtgtaaatccatgcatgtagatttaggcgcactgacctgtattctgtaattatggACTGAAATTCtggaacgcccacgaaatgcccataaacacgccccttttaagctacgtgagtttattttgaactgcacactttgcaatttaggtgcagttctttatagaatacccttaGAGATTGCcacacataaattgtaattattgccaaatagTGCTCATTACTGATTGAGTCCTGTTAAATATGCTGATTACCTTGTTcttccaattaagttacacacgtatcTCCGCATGGAATctaagcgccatatataaaatctgggggttcGTGCCTATTTTTTCTGGGGCTGAAtcttgagcgccatttatagaatttcctcctttGTGTCCTTTTGTTTTCTGATAATAATGCACACTGTTTGAATGCACACACTATCGGGAAAACGTGCTCATTCTTTCTGAAAGTGTTAACTATTTCtaaaagagggtgcactcttcctcaaaatggaaataaaagacTAACCAAGACAAAAGAAACAATGCTGAAAATGACACAggcaatgaaacaaaatgaaaatgttgggGCTACCCATCCCTAGCACCCCCCAGAATTATACCTGCCATGATTCTTAGGAACCTCCTGACAAGTCATTAACATTTGTACTGGACTACACACAGAACAAAAATGTTATTAGAGGACAATAATTGTGCATATGACTTTGTGGAATAATTGGATTTGGAAAAATATATCCATGATCAATTCCTCTTGGCTTCAATTACACACCTTGAAAATTTGGTGTAGACAGACCCCCCCAAATGACATCGTCATAAGGGCAAAATCTGCCTAGGAATAAGTCTGAAGGATGAGATCTTCACTTTGCCTTGATCACCAATGTAATATTagcagcataagaacataagatttgcCATATCGGGACGGGcagaagttccatcaagcccagtatcctgtttccaatcaagttcctagaaataagctgtggattttcccatcttaataaaggcttatagactttccttttaggaaattttccaacccttttttaaaccctgctaagctaactgctttaaccacattctctggcaatgaattccagaatttaattagagaggtgtggtagccgtattagtccacttttaaaggtaatcaatagaaataaaacaaaataaaacatggaaaagaaaataagttgatacctttttttattagacataacttaatacatttctttattagctttcgaaggttgcccttcttcatcagatcagaaataagcaaatgttggtagatgtaTAGAGAGAACGGCCCCTTCAGGTTGCTTAATAACttgtaaaaataataaacaaatcaCAGGGGTCAACAGAGTCAAATTTGAGAAGTGTAATCAGTCTTAATTCTTATTTTTGACTCCATTTTCTAAATTTACTGTTCAGTGTAAAAAGACTGTATTGTCCTTCCTTGAAGACACGTCCCATATCCCAGAAACTCTCTTTTTCAACCTCTGAAATGCTCTTCACAGTTGAGTCCAATTTCAAGTCAAGATCCATTTTGTCACACAGCTATCATCCCAGACAAAACTGTCTCTTTCAAATGCATAATCACCCGCCAAAAAAATTCTACTGTCATTTCTCTAAAGGGCTGAGCTCTTTGCGCCTGTCCCTTAACATGGACAAACAGAATCCAAAGTATACTAGACTAATCAGAATTTGAATAAAGCTAACCCTCTAACCTTCAATCATGGCCAGACACCCTCACGAGTATTCACAAAGACTTCAAACTCCACCACTAGGCATCTGGAGTAACCCTGTACAGGAAAACAGCAGGGAAAATGATCCAAATCAGCGGTGCGAAAGGAGCAGATTACACAATAAAAAAGTCCCTTGATAAATATTTTTCTGAGGTCTATAAGTAAAAAAGAGCCCAACACTGGCTCTGTTTCGCCCACACAGGTGCTAAGATAACtaataacaaataaaacaaaaaacataccaGTAAACAGTAATAAATAATGCTAAATAGACAACGagcaatacaaataaaaacataaatatgtcAGAAATAATAAGATATTAATACTAAAATACCACAACATGTACAGCAAATTAATCCAAAATGAGTataaagggccttattctataaaagtgatgctcctaaatttatgctcctactttaggagcataatttatgctcctaaattaggagcataatctataCTGGATCATagagtatgctcgtaatttaaaagaataaatttagaagcataaattttaggagtacAATCTTTATAAAGTAAGGCCCAAAATGTGTAAATGAATGAATAACGAGGacatctttttactaaggcgcgctagcgttttcagcacatgctaatatttagggtgcgctaaacgttagagagatccatatattcctatggacgtctctaacgtttagcatgccctaaatattagcgcaccttagtaaaagaggccctaaataaataaaacgcaTATATATTTATGCATCACCTGAACAGATACCAAGGAGATTGTAAAACAAGGATATATACTCAGGCGTTGTACACAAGCCATTTCACCACCTTGGTCTAAAACTAGAAAATCGGAGAGGGTGGAAAGCACTACTTAAAATCACATACTAAGATAAGAACCTGCTAAAAGACAAAAatacagtggtccaggctgaaagaaactataaatagggccacgaacctttatgtaaggaaagtaaataaaagcaagagaaaaaggaaaccgatatggttctccaaacaagtggctgagaaaataaaggctaaagagttggcgttccagaaatacacaaaaactcaagaacaggaacacgggaaggaataccggaggaaactgaaagaagccaagagagagatacgtctggcgaaagcgcaagcggaagaactaatggctagaaatgtaaggaggggcgacaaaattttcttcaggtatattagtgaaaggagaatgactaaaatgggaattgtgagactaaaagatactgcgaaccgctatgtagatagtgatgaagaaaaagcaaatttgctaaatagatacttttgttctgttttcacagaagaaaatcctggagcaggaccgcgatggactggaaaaagtacaaatgaaaatggagtggatacagcatcatttacagaagagagtgtgtatgaacaacttggaaagctaaaggtgcacaaagccatggaaccggacgggatccaccccaggatattaagggagctcagagaggttctggcgggtcctcttaaagatttgtttaataaatccttggagacgggagaggttccgagggattggagaatggcggaggtggtccctcttcacaaaagtggtgatagggaagtagctggaaactacaggccggtaagcctcacttcggttattggaaaagtaatggaagtgatgctgaaggaaaggatagtgaatttcctggaagccaataagttgcaagatccgagacaacatggttttaccaaagggaaatcgtgccaaacgaatctcattgagttttttgattgggtgacaggagaattgaatcagggacgagctatggacgtaatctacttagatttcagcaaagcttttgacacggttccccacaggaggcttttaaataaactggatgggctgaagataggacctaaagtggtgaactggattaggaactggttgacggacagacgccagagggtgggggtgaatggagttagctcggaggagggaaaggtgagtagtggagtgcctcaaggatcggtgctggggccgattctgttcaatatatttgtgagtgaccttgccgaagggttagaaggtaaagtttgcctatttgcggatgatactaagatcagtaacacagtggacaccccggagggagtggaaaacatgaaaaaggatttcaagaagctagaacaattgtctaaggtctggcaattaaaattcaatgtgaagaaatgcaaagtgatgcacttagggaatagaaatccacgggagacgtatgtgttaggtggcgaaaGTCTGATAGgttcggacggggagagggaccttggggtgatagtatctgaggatttgaaggcgacgaaacagtgtgacaaggcggtggctgtatctagaaggttgttgggctgtatagagtagagagctgcacggcttccgtccccgcgggaatcccgcggaacccgcgggattcccgcagggacggaggcagttcctgcggggttcccgcggggacggaagctgttctgcggggttcccgcggggacggagtcagttcctgcggggttcccgcggggatggaaccaattctgtgggcttcccgtggaattgtaagctccacctgcaacagcctctcatctaccgaataccaatttctttgagtgctgtctcttcctcctcttcttccttgctttaacagcataaatgtggaaagttttccattaaggaggtggtagagtcacaaatgatgacggaattcaaaaaggcttgggatgaacacagaggatctctaattagaaaatggaagttatataaaagctaaccttaaatggctgcatgtgtgtggatgtgtcaagtgacgcttagatggcgactctggcagtgatgaactagggctgatacctggcagacttgtatggtctgtgtctcatacatggcaatctggtgtaggatgggctggaaagggcttagacagcaacttcagtggctggaacatgaggacagtgctggacagacttttacggtctgtgtcccacaaatgagtgggcttcgatggcaactccagcagttggaacataaggatggggccagatagacttctgtggtctttgttccagaaacacgaaagaaagaccataatcaagtatataatatcacactcgttgatttaatgatgaattgatcatgagtgtgactattagcagagtggatggaccgttcaggtctatttgctgtcacttactttgttactattaatcctctttgctcccaggctggtgcacagacctcagctctgacacaggcacgagaatcagatgtcacctgacctactggtgcgtgcatgtggcgacctctcagcacacaatgccagtgaatcagagacaaatcttacatgtgcgcaccagagtgttccaagttccaacttccgttccttccttgcctacagtgctgtggctcaaatccagagagagactgagggagctgactggaactttcttttatgtactattaaattcttacggggacgggtggggatgggttagattcttgcggggacgggtggggacgggttgggatggtttaaatttttgcggggatgggtggggatgggtaagattccagtggggatgggtggggacgggtaagattccagcggggacgggtggggatgggtaagatttctgtccccgtgcaactctctagtatagagagaggtgtgaccagcagaagaaaggaagtgttgatgcccttgtataagtcgttggtgaggccccatctagagtattgtgttcagttttggaggtcgtatcttgctaaggatgtaaaaagaatcaaagcggtgcaaagaaaagctacgagaatggtatgggatttgcgtaacaagacgtatgaggagagac carries:
- the LOC115467147 gene encoding LOW QUALITY PROTEIN: zinc finger protein 2-like (The sequence of the model RefSeq protein was modified relative to this genomic sequence to represent the inferred CDS: deleted 1 base in 1 codon), encoding MSVLASVTFSDVAAYFREMEWDILEKWQKELYKKVIKEIHSFLLSQGYSILNPDVIFKIKREDEKYLTQRYEWERKESINDPSISFPDVKPDILIRFRQEEFRTEPQASEERGNMPITGTCEALREAVDGVFRNKGEMEKMGDRQQSGEWEYRNWDKKSPDSCERDVRRATPPNVEDRTQEGERTSTWPEQDRNSQHCSNLVQTQRPKEGERLFQSTDTVESYTTHSQFIEQLEMIEWGNKFIKMPSRRLIQQYDKKEKQFTCTEKEGKNHKETNLILHSKFGKQKSLLQCSQCEKSVACKAELERHVRIHTGERPFQCSDCDKKFTLKSNLTAHKKLHSGTEPFKCSECENVLDTGHSLRFIKYITQERNYFSILIVRKMLV